TGGCTCCGCTTTCATATTCCTTCCCGCCAATAATAATCATGATTTCTTTGGCAAAGATAAAACCCAGTATCATGATAGGCACAAAAAGGAGGCTCAATGCACCTGAGTAGGTATAAAACTGTTTCCTGAACTCATCCATTTTATTTTCAAGACTTAGTTTGGATAAAACAGGATAACTGGTCAGGGAAAAGGCTCTGAGCGGGATTTCAATAAACTCTATTGCTTTCATGGGAATGCTGTAAACAGCAACTGCAGGCGCACCTAATCCAGAGCTTAAACCTAAGATGAAAGTGTCGGCACTTCTGAGCAGATGAGCACCCAGCAATGTTCCTGTGCTGTATTTGCCAAAATTGAGAATTTTGAGGATGGATGATTTTTCGGCAAAACGGATACACCACAGCCCATCCCATTTTTTAATGCTGCAAAAAATGGAACTGCATGCAAAGATGAAAATCTGAACAAGTATAATGGCCTTTAACTCAAAATGAAACCATAAGTAGTTGAATATGAGAAATAAAAGAAAGCTCCCGGCCTCAAACGAACGCAGAAACAACATTCTGTCAAAACGTTGAGTAGCCTGAAGAACTGCCTGTGCATTGAATGAACCAAAACTGGCAATTACCAATAAAGGATAATAAATGAAAAAGTAATGATAATCAGATGATTGTATCGATTTACGAAAAACAAGAGAAGCAATAAAAACAATCAGTGCAATCAGCAATCCCGTGGCTACATTGATAATCCAGTTTGCACTGCAAATTTTTCTTTTTTCTGTTTCGTCTGCTCCCGATAAAAATCTGACGGTTCCCTGAAGGGTCAGCCCATAACGAAGTACATCAATAAAGCCATAAGCAGTAATGTAAATAACCCAGTGTCCGAAAGAAATTTTGTCAAAACTTCGGGCAAGAACGATAAAGGAGGTGAAACCAAGCAATGCAGAAATAAACTGAAGCAACAGAGAGTGAGTGTTCTTATTCTTGAAAAGTGTCGGGAAAATGCTATTCACTTTTACTGTGTTAATTTTTTTCGGAACAATAATCTCTTGACAAATTTTCTTAATTTGCTTCGTTTTCGTGGCACTTCTCCCAGTATGCTTTCCAGAGATTCGGTAACCGAACCGTTTAATATGATTTTAGGTTCTCTTTTAAGCAGTGCTTTCAGAGATTCCACCGATTTGGTGTCAGCTTCAGTCCATGGTCTTCGGGCATTGCAGATGTAGTAGGCCTGATCTATATTTTTTATCAGGTCTGAGGGAAAATTATGTGTCAGCAGTGCCGGAAACTCAATCAGCAAATACTCGTGGTTCAGGCTAAAAGGATTGTTTTTGATAAGATCTTCAATGTTTTGAGAGATATTGTAACTGATGCCCGGCTCATAGGTTTTAAAAATATCTGCTTCAGATGTAATCTGTTGATGAGTCAGACACAATACATCCAGGCCGTAATGATTCATTCTTTCTCCGACACACCTGAGGATAAATGACTTTCCTTCATGCTCTTTTGTACTGAAAAAACCGGTGATGTTAGGTTTTTTACTCCCTGTTGCCGTTTTTCCCAGATTGATGTCCTGAATAATCAGATCTGTTATTCTTTCCTTAATAAGCGGATAATCAATTTTCTTTTTTCTCTCAGGGAAAAGAGGATAAACGCCTGCCACTTCAAGTTTTGAATAGGCTCTGACCCGTTCCGGGGTTTTAATCTTTTTATCAAAAAAATCAATGATAATCAATAAGATAAACAGAGAAATAAAGACAAAGATGAATGAAAGCCCGACAATGAATTTTCTTTTGGTGGATTTAGGGCTTAATGGAAAATATGGATAATCAATTACTTTAACATTGGAGGTCAGCTCTATGTTTTGTTGTCTTAGTTTGGCTTCATTAAGGCTCGAAAGCAAGGCAAGATATTCCTGCTCAGCCACACTGATTTCACGTTCAATCCTTTTAAGCTGGGCACCCAAAGGGGCAAATGTTTCGTAATTCCTTTCAAACTCGATTCTGCGGCTGTTGTAGGCATCTACTTTGGCCTTACTTTCCTCATAACGAATTACATTTTCAAGCCATTGATTCAGAATGTCTTTCATTGGAATGCCTTCGGTGGTATTTAAAAGGCTATACACATTGTTAATGGCTTTTTCCAACTCTGCTTTAAGTTTCTCGGCTCTGATTTTCAATGTCCTGATTTCTGCCGAATATTGATTGTTCTGATCATTTTCAGTTTCCAGATAGGCAATACGGGTCGTAATTTCTGACAGCTCATTTCGTTTGGAAATTATTTCTTCATTGGACAGGTTAATTCTTGCCTGTGAAGATATTTTATTCTCAAGCTTTTTGATAGCGGCCTGAGCAGATGCCATATTCATTTTTTCATCCTGATAAGCACTTTCGAGCTCTTCTTTTTTGGCAGCAATGTTCTTTGTTTGCTCATCATAATTGATAATATTGTGCTGCTTGTTGAACATAAGAAGTTCATCCTCTGCATTTTGCAGCCTTTCCTGAGCCTTTCTGACCTGTTCGGTGAAATATTCCACCACAGCGTCTGATTGATTGGCTTTTATTAGTTTAAAGTTTTTGATCAGAATCTTGCAAAGGATAATCAGGGTGTACTGGCAGACACCCGGATCATCAGTTTCGTAAGTGATTTCAATCAAATCACTGGATTGGAGCCTATAGACGGATATTTTGCTTAAGGCTTTGATGCTGTAGTGTTTGTAGTCATAATTGAGCAGGCCGTAGATGAAATTGGTGTCGTTTTTCATTTTGTAATTGTAAAGATTTCTGACGGTTTGCTCAAGTTGCCACGAGGTATCATAATCCCGGTTCAGGCGTTTTTCAAGTGCCGATTGTCCGACTACTTCTTCATCAACCGGAATTGTTATTTTAGCTGTATTTGACGGTTTTGACCCTGTTTCAGCATTGTCATTCTTATTCCCGACAATCAGTTTTTGACCTGCTGCTATTTGCCTGTCTTTCAGTGAGTTCCAGATAATCAGGTCTTTTACCGAAATGTTAAATTTTTGGGCGATGGATTCAATACTTTCGGTGGCAGTGGTGATGTAATAAATTTTACCGTCTTCCTCTGCGGATGAAGGGGCAGGCGTATTCTTTTCAGTTACAGCAGTTTCTGAAACGATGAGTTTTTGTCCGGGTTTGATATTGTTGTCACTGAGATTATTCAACCTCATCAGGGTTACGAGGGGAAGGTTGTACTTTCTGGAAATACTGTATAAGGTTTCATCAGGCTGTACTATATGATATGCAACGGTTGTATTCTGCTGATTATCATTTTGCTTAATCTCTTCCTGAGGTGTTGCAGAGTTAGTGTCTGTATCAGGTTTTGCCGAAGTTGGTGGTGGAGGAGAGGAGGATCTGGTTTTGACAGCAAGAGCTTTGACATCGGGAGGCACCAGTTTCATCAGCTCTTCATAGTTTTTTTCACTGATAAATTTCGGATCTGGTTTATCGAGCAGAAGGTGTTTGGCGAGCAGGCGAAGAGAAACTTCCTCGAGCGTTTCACGTGAGGTGATGATACTGAGCAGATTATCAAAGGCATTGGTTTGTCCGTAAATATCGAAAAAGCCCGGTTTTGATTCCACTCCGCTGCTTGCTATTCCTGTATAAACTTTTGCTTTGGATACATAAATTCCCGGAAGTTCCCTGGTAAAAAAATAAACCAATACTGAAGTAAATAAAGCACTGAAAAGCAATAGCCAGAAATACCTGATGAAAAGACGTATCAATTGAAGAAAATTCATGTTTTTATTTTAATGCGGTGAAATTAATACCTGCCAGTTCCTGAAGGAGCATGTAGGAGGTTGTGAGATCTGATTTTGCTTTTTCGTATTCTACCAGTGCATTGTTGTAAATTTCGGTTACTCTTGCCAGTTCTTCCACAGTTGCCTGACCGTTCACAAATTGTTTTTCAATCATTTTAACCTGAACTTCAGCCGATTGCCTGTTTTTATTGTGAATATTTACCAGATTCTGGAAGAGTATAATTTTGTAATATTGTTCGATGACGAGGTTTTTGATTTCCCTGATTTTTTGCTCTTTTACCAGTTTGGCTTCTTCTATCTCAAGTCGTTGTATTTCAATATTGTTTTTCCTTGAAACAGCATCATAAAGCGGAAGTCTGAAATAAACACCAATGCCATAACGGGTTTCAACCTGATTGGATAAAAAGGTTGTGCCTGTGGAGGGATTCATGGTCATATAATCCCATGTCCCGTAAATGACATCGGTCGAGAGACCGAGGTTTTTTGTCCAGTCCTGTTTGACAGTACGCAACCTGAATTGCTGTTTGATGATTTCAGCATTCTGATATTGAAGATAAGGAGAATTGGCGGTGGCTGAATCAATGATGGTCTGAAGCGGGGGCAATAGTTTAACTATATTCAGGCTATCTGAAGGTTGGGCAAAAATATTCGTTGCGTAACAGGTCGCGATGAAAATCAGACAGAGCAATATGTTAATTTTACTTTTCATGGTATTAGGAATTTCGGAACATAGCCGGTATTGTTTTGATAATGATCTTGAGGTCTCCCCAGAAAGTGTAGTTGGCGGCATAGTAATTATCTGTTATTTTACGGTTAATGCTTGTATCCAAAGGTGTGTTTTTGAGTTTCACCTGCCATAAACCGGTGATTCCGGCTGGCCCTAAAAACCTTTCACTCCATTGGTCGGATGTCAGCATCTCGGCCTCATAAAGCGGCAAGGGACGGTTGCCAACGATAGACATATCACCTTTTAGTACATTGAACAGTTGGGGAAGCTCATCAATACTCGTTTTTCGGATAAATTTACCTATCCGGGTTATCCTCGGATCATCTTCAAATTTTTTGAAGGCATTTTCTATTTTTGCCTTTTTTCTTTTCAGATAAAGGTTCTCACAGATTTTTTCTCCATGAATATAAAGCTCAGGACTGCACAAATGCCCAAGTCTTTTGCATTCCTCACATTCCTCATTTTCTTTGTCTTTCAGATAGATGTTGCTGCTTTCCAATGAATGAACCTTCTTGTCGGACCCGACACGCATCGATCTGAATTTATAAAAATCAAAAACATGGTAACCTGTTCCAACCCGTTTTGATTTGTAAATAACTTTTCCTCTGGATTCTAACCTGATAAGAATTGCTACTATCAGCATTAGCGGTGAAAGCAATAAAATCAGCATAAATGAAATAACAATATCGAAAAGGCGCTTGGAAAGTGGTATTTTGAATTTTGGATCTAATTCAATGGTTTCCTGAGGTTGTGGTTTGTAATTGAGGTATTTTTTAAGATAATAAATCCTTTTATAGAGGTTTTTGGCATTGATGGGTATTGAGTAAAGGTCGTCAATCCTGTATTCCAGAGCTTTTTGGATATTCTCAGGGTTTTTACTGCTGTCAATCAGAATGAACGGAACGTTAAAAAAATAGGAATCGGAAGTGATTTTTCTGAAAAAGTTGAACCCGGATATTCCTGGAAAATTAACATCGCACAGGATGGTATCCGGTTTTATATTTTGCTCTTTAATCTCTTTCAGACGGTTGATGGAGGTAATAATGTTTTCGTATTGTTCAAAGTGAAATAAATCCTGATGTTTGTTTAATTCTTCCACTACATTGGATATCGAACCACAATAGATCAGATAATATTTTGAAGTGGATTCAGTCATTTTCTATTTCGTCTTCTTCATTGAGAATTAACTTGATTAAGACCAGAAGTTCTTCAGGATTAAAAGGTTTGGTAATGAAATTTTTAACCTTCATTTTATAAAACTTAATACGGGTGCTGCTTTCTTCTTCTCCGGAAAGCATCAGCAGGGGAATATCTTTAAAAAGACCACTGCTGCGAATGTTTTCAACAAATTCATAACCATTCATATTGGGCATCTGGATATCGCAGATAATCAGGTCGGGGAGATTACCTTCCTGCATCCATTTTAAAGCTTCAAGGCCATCAGGCATGGCTGTAACTTTATAGTGCTTACCAAGGTAAACAGTCAAAAGCTTGCGTATGGTAGCTTCATCATCAATGGCAAGAATTTTTTTCATAGATTAAAATTTGCTGATTTGACAAACAATTCCCATTCCCAGGCAGTTTTAACCATATCTTCCAATGTGAGTTCCGTCTGCCATTTCAGATATCTTTTGGCTTTCGATGAATCTGCCCATATTCTTGATATATCTCCCGGCCGTCTTGGCCCTATCTGATAGTTTACTTTAACCTGATTCACAGCTTCAAAGGTACGGATTATTTCCATTACACTATATCCTTTTTCTGATCCAAGATTGAATACTGAAAACTTATCTTTTTCAGAATTATTTTCAAGAAACTCATAAGCCTTTACATGTGCCTTTGCCAGATCACTGACATGAAAATAATCACGAATGGCGGTTCCGTCTTCTGTCGGATAATCATTTCCATGAACATAAAACTCTTTAATTCTTCCTGAGCACGACTGGGTAAGGGAAGGAAACAAAGCCTTCGGGCTCTGACGGGGAAATTCACCCAACAGTCCTGAAGGATGGGCCCCGACCGGATTAAAATACCGTAACGAAACGACTTCAAAATCAGAGACCCTGATAAAATCGTTCAGAATTTCTTCTGATACTTTTTTGGTATTGCCATAGGGAGAAGCTGCTTTAACTACCGGAGCCTCTTCAGTGATGGGAACTTGTTCAGGTTCACCATAAACTGTACAGGAAGATGAGAAAATTATCTTTTTACATTGCCCTGCCTGCATGCCTTCCAGCAAATTTATCAATGATAAAAGATTGTTTTCATAATACAAAAGAGGTTTTTCAACAGACTCTCCGACTGCTTTTAAGGCCGCAAAATGTATTACTGCTGCAATGTCGTTGTTTTGTCTGAAAAAATTAATGACCTGATTCTTTTCCCTGAGATCAATGTGATGAAATTCAGGCATTTTTCCGGTTATCTTTCTGATTTGTCCGGTAATCCACTGATAAGAATTGACCAGATTATCAATGATAACAACTTCATAGCCTGCTTGCTGAAGTTCAACACAGGTATGGGATCCGATATATCCACAACCTCCGGTTACTAATATTTTTTTCAATAATTAGCCCTTTTTAGAAAGATAAGCAATAATAAATCAGGACTCAAATATACTCTTACCACTCTATTTATTGTTCAAATTGGTTAAAAGTAACTATTACCGGATTTAAAATTTGTTTATTGTATTGATAATCAGCTATATGGTGATTTTATTTTCCGAAATATGGTCCTGTCAGCCGAAATTTTAAGTTGAATTATTGTGGACAAAACAAAATATCCATAGATGCAACAACCTTAAATTTGCAGAGGATATTTGAATTACATCGGCTTGATTTTCTTTGCTTTTATTAAACTTTTCTGAAATTATTCTGATGAACAAAACAGATGATCATTTTCTGAAGCTGATTGATAAAGTTCCGGGTGAATACCTGGCTGTCATTAAAACTAAAGAGGAGATTACTTATCAGGAACTAAGGAACCTGTCAAATAAGATTGCCATCTATTTGTCTGATTATCTTCATTTTCATCATCGTCTGATTGGAGTGAAAATGCAAAGGGATATTTCTTTGGTGGCAACTATTTATGGAATTATTAAGTCGGGGAATGCTTACCTCCCGCTTGATTCATCTTACCCTGAACAAAGGCTTGCTTATATGCTTGAAACTTCAGCTTGTGATGTAATCATTACCGATAATATCACAAAAAATATTGATATTCAGGGAATAAGCCTGCTTACTTATGATCAGATTGTTTCTGAAGTAAATTCCTTACGGTTAACACCAGAATTTAATTCAGATGAACATACACCAACCTATGTTATCTTTACATCAGGTTCAACCGGACACCCGAAAGGAGTGGAAATGCCTTTTG
The genomic region above belongs to Sphingobacteriales bacterium and contains:
- a CDS encoding oligosaccharide flippase family protein; this encodes MNSIFPTLFKNKNTHSLLLQFISALLGFTSFIVLARSFDKISFGHWVIYITAYGFIDVLRYGLTLQGTVRFLSGADETEKRKICSANWIINVATGLLIALIVFIASLVFRKSIQSSDYHYFFIYYPLLVIASFGSFNAQAVLQATQRFDRMLFLRSFEAGSFLLFLIFNYLWFHFELKAIILVQIFIFACSSIFCSIKKWDGLWCIRFAEKSSILKILNFGKYSTGTLLGAHLLRSADTFILGLSSGLGAPAVAVYSIPMKAIEFIEIPLRAFSLTSYPVLSKLSLENKMDEFRKQFYTYSGALSLLFVPIMILGFIFAKEIMIIIGGKEYESGA
- a CDS encoding LysM peptidoglycan-binding domain-containing protein yields the protein MNFLQLIRLFIRYFWLLLFSALFTSVLVYFFTRELPGIYVSKAKVYTGIASSGVESKPGFFDIYGQTNAFDNLLSIITSRETLEEVSLRLLAKHLLLDKPDPKFISEKNYEELMKLVPPDVKALAVKTRSSSPPPPTSAKPDTDTNSATPQEEIKQNDNQQNTTVAYHIVQPDETLYSISRKYNLPLVTLMRLNNLSDNNIKPGQKLIVSETAVTEKNTPAPSSAEEDGKIYYITTATESIESIAQKFNISVKDLIIWNSLKDRQIAAGQKLIVGNKNDNAETGSKPSNTAKITIPVDEEVVGQSALEKRLNRDYDTSWQLEQTVRNLYNYKMKNDTNFIYGLLNYDYKHYSIKALSKISVYRLQSSDLIEITYETDDPGVCQYTLIILCKILIKNFKLIKANQSDAVVEYFTEQVRKAQERLQNAEDELLMFNKQHNIINYDEQTKNIAAKKEELESAYQDEKMNMASAQAAIKKLENKISSQARINLSNEEIISKRNELSEITTRIAYLETENDQNNQYSAEIRTLKIRAEKLKAELEKAINNVYSLLNTTEGIPMKDILNQWLENVIRYEESKAKVDAYNSRRIEFERNYETFAPLGAQLKRIEREISVAEQEYLALLSSLNEAKLRQQNIELTSNVKVIDYPYFPLSPKSTKRKFIVGLSFIFVFISLFILLIIIDFFDKKIKTPERVRAYSKLEVAGVYPLFPERKKKIDYPLIKERITDLIIQDINLGKTATGSKKPNITGFFSTKEHEGKSFILRCVGERMNHYGLDVLCLTHQQITSEADIFKTYEPGISYNISQNIEDLIKNNPFSLNHEYLLIEFPALLTHNFPSDLIKNIDQAYYICNARRPWTEADTKSVESLKALLKREPKIILNGSVTESLESILGEVPRKRSKLRKFVKRLLFRKKLTQ
- a CDS encoding TolC family protein; amino-acid sequence: MKSKINILLCLIFIATCYATNIFAQPSDSLNIVKLLPPLQTIIDSATANSPYLQYQNAEIIKQQFRLRTVKQDWTKNLGLSTDVIYGTWDYMTMNPSTGTTFLSNQVETRYGIGVYFRLPLYDAVSRKNNIEIQRLEIEEAKLVKEQKIREIKNLVIEQYYKIILFQNLVNIHNKNRQSAEVQVKMIEKQFVNGQATVEELARVTEIYNNALVEYEKAKSDLTTSYMLLQELAGINFTALK
- a CDS encoding response regulator, producing MTESTSKYYLIYCGSISNVVEELNKHQDLFHFEQYENIITSINRLKEIKEQNIKPDTILCDVNFPGISGFNFFRKITSDSYFFNVPFILIDSSKNPENIQKALEYRIDDLYSIPINAKNLYKRIYYLKKYLNYKPQPQETIELDPKFKIPLSKRLFDIVISFMLILLLSPLMLIVAILIRLESRGKVIYKSKRVGTGYHVFDFYKFRSMRVGSDKKVHSLESSNIYLKDKENEECEECKRLGHLCSPELYIHGEKICENLYLKRKKAKIENAFKKFEDDPRITRIGKFIRKTSIDELPQLFNVLKGDMSIVGNRPLPLYEAEMLTSDQWSERFLGPAGITGLWQVKLKNTPLDTSINRKITDNYYAANYTFWGDLKIIIKTIPAMFRNS
- a CDS encoding response regulator, coding for MKKILAIDDEATIRKLLTVYLGKHYKVTAMPDGLEALKWMQEGNLPDLIICDIQMPNMNGYEFVENIRSSGLFKDIPLLMLSGEEESSTRIKFYKMKVKNFITKPFNPEELLVLIKLILNEEDEIEND
- the galE gene encoding UDP-glucose 4-epimerase GalE, whose translation is MKKILVTGGCGYIGSHTCVELQQAGYEVVIIDNLVNSYQWITGQIRKITGKMPEFHHIDLREKNQVINFFRQNNDIAAVIHFAALKAVGESVEKPLLYYENNLLSLINLLEGMQAGQCKKIIFSSSCTVYGEPEQVPITEEAPVVKAASPYGNTKKVSEEILNDFIRVSDFEVVSLRYFNPVGAHPSGLLGEFPRQSPKALFPSLTQSCSGRIKEFYVHGNDYPTEDGTAIRDYFHVSDLAKAHVKAYEFLENNSEKDKFSVFNLGSEKGYSVMEIIRTFEAVNQVKVNYQIGPRRPGDISRIWADSSKAKRYLKWQTELTLEDMVKTAWEWELFVKSANFNL